A stretch of the Pseudomonas sp. ACM7 genome encodes the following:
- a CDS encoding glycosyltransferase family 39 protein — MSKEGEAFLPMQTARRALDWPTLGVAVLLLLLFYWGLGSLPFLSVNEARRAVTTREMHEAGQWLLPYMNGELYLSKPPLFYWLALVSTSLLGSLSEWSVRLPSALFATLCCLTLYRQACAFAGRQVALLAVVFLAANAGFSLFARRAEIEMPLTGLCLLALFCAWRFLFAQGGRSWVWLSYGLLGCALLTKGSVCLLWVTAPILVYALISRDRLARAFLCDSWGWMLAVLPHADRFVPETQAFGPAARAGLFVRQSGPDQALKLRH, encoded by the coding sequence ATGAGTAAAGAAGGCGAGGCATTCCTACCGATGCAAACCGCGCGGCGCGCGCTGGACTGGCCAACCCTGGGCGTGGCGGTGTTGCTCCTGTTGTTGTTTTACTGGGGACTGGGGAGTTTGCCATTCCTGAGCGTCAATGAAGCCCGGCGCGCCGTTACGACACGGGAAATGCACGAGGCTGGCCAATGGCTGTTGCCGTACATGAACGGCGAGCTGTACTTGTCCAAACCGCCGCTGTTCTATTGGCTGGCCCTGGTCAGCACGTCACTGCTGGGCAGCCTCTCCGAATGGAGCGTGCGCCTGCCTTCGGCGCTGTTTGCGACGCTGTGTTGTCTGACCTTGTATCGCCAGGCATGTGCATTCGCCGGGCGACAAGTGGCGCTGCTGGCTGTGGTGTTCCTGGCGGCGAATGCCGGGTTCAGCCTGTTTGCCCGCCGGGCAGAAATTGAAATGCCTTTGACCGGCCTGTGTCTGCTGGCGCTGTTTTGTGCATGGCGCTTTCTGTTCGCGCAAGGCGGTCGCAGCTGGGTCTGGCTCAGTTACGGGCTGCTCGGCTGTGCCTTGTTGACCAAGGGGTCGGTCTGCCTGTTGTGGGTGACCGCACCGATACTGGTCTATGCCTTGATCAGCCGCGATCGTCTGGCCCGAGCTTTTCTGTGTGACAGCTGGGGTTGGATGCTTGCAGTGCTCCCTCACGCGGATCGATTCGTACCTGAAACCCAAGCGTTCGGCCCTGCTGCTCGGGCTGGGCTCTTTGTGCGCCAATCAGGGCCAGATCAAGCCTTGAAACTGCGTCATTGA
- a CDS encoding EAL domain-containing protein, producing MSFRPLTDFLRQSSDCDVVASWLEENSDTVCMAYAGNENTIDQLLDSARNWAHTTAWVVYRSGEQMHLVGQGDPLAQWPSSVANEEFDTFCLTRHLHSWPTGKGESVLGWLLAPVDAAAEPALAEFAQRLGIQVQTNTLARAQITQRVLYEITYLASSTRDRSVFLVGVHQLLASLIDAENFYLALYDPHSGKIDYPYYVDIIDVDAVESSHYEYLDLSHLSLTGQVLTTGQPLLIDAAGILAAQAEERFYCVGDRPEFWMGAPLKSASDDVFGMLAMQVYDVSRTYSAEDRALFLVVARHVAMALDRILHREDLEATVMRRTLELSALNDALRQEVAERERAEHLQSALFQIAELSSQPGDMAELFQTLHGIVGDLLFARNFYIALFDDATREVTFPYYVDERQTTCPVARRGSRGLTEYVIRQRRPCLIDADEADRLTAHGEIEVADVYFRSYSWLGIPLFDGDVVRGVLAVQSYTSQVRYTLRDQELLTFVSRHIDTALSRRTAAEAIHAANLKLEARVQNRTRELDHANAKLQHENSHDALTGLPNRTYLQQRLNLAWSQFGSEGGPLAVMFIDLDRFKLVNDSLGHHFGDLLLMQAAHRLRGCLRDTDMLARLGGDEFSVLAPEAPLDVVIDIAERILVAFDLPFLINGYEVFSSCSIGIVSADSQFHQEPADLLRDADAAMYRVKSAGRDSYAVFNQEVRREVSDQVEREGALRNALKRTDELLPYFQPIVSVESGELLALEALIRWHQPGGRVIAPGEFLPDVEGLRLIGRLDLYMLNSIALILAQPEHANWPAVHVNCSSYSMTRPDFASDVLALLARHGVSPSRICLELTEGALVAEPAIARLTMQQLADNGMSVVLDDFGAGFSSLSYVHQYRFSGLKIDKSFILELTTSARSRAIVRAIVRMAESLDLSVVAEGVEDEATLVLLREMGAGQAQGYYFAKPMGLEALLASSLMGR from the coding sequence ATGAGTTTTCGTCCATTGACCGACTTCCTGCGGCAATCGAGCGATTGCGACGTTGTCGCATCTTGGCTTGAAGAGAATTCGGACACTGTCTGCATGGCTTACGCTGGCAACGAGAACACGATCGATCAACTGCTGGACTCAGCGCGCAACTGGGCGCACACCACCGCGTGGGTGGTTTACCGTTCTGGTGAACAAATGCATTTGGTCGGGCAGGGCGACCCACTGGCGCAGTGGCCGTCAAGTGTTGCGAATGAAGAGTTCGACACCTTTTGCCTGACCCGGCACTTGCACAGCTGGCCGACCGGTAAAGGTGAAAGTGTGCTGGGTTGGCTACTCGCGCCAGTTGACGCTGCCGCGGAACCGGCGCTCGCCGAGTTTGCGCAGCGCCTGGGCATTCAGGTGCAGACGAATACCCTTGCCCGTGCGCAGATTACTCAACGTGTGCTGTATGAAATTACCTACCTGGCCAGCTCGACCCGCGACCGGTCAGTGTTTCTGGTGGGGGTTCACCAGCTGCTGGCTAGCCTGATCGACGCCGAGAACTTCTATCTCGCGTTGTATGATCCGCACAGCGGCAAGATTGACTACCCGTATTACGTCGACATCATTGATGTTGATGCCGTGGAGTCCTCGCACTACGAATACCTTGACCTTTCGCACCTGTCGTTGACTGGCCAGGTATTGACCACTGGCCAGCCGTTGCTGATCGACGCCGCCGGCATTCTCGCGGCTCAGGCCGAGGAGCGTTTTTACTGCGTGGGTGATCGTCCCGAGTTCTGGATGGGCGCACCGTTGAAAAGTGCCTCGGATGACGTGTTTGGCATGCTCGCGATGCAGGTCTACGACGTTTCTCGTACCTACAGCGCCGAGGACCGCGCGCTGTTTCTGGTGGTAGCCCGCCACGTGGCCATGGCGCTGGACCGGATTCTGCACCGAGAGGATCTGGAGGCGACAGTGATGCGTCGCACCCTGGAGCTGTCGGCACTCAACGACGCGTTGAGGCAGGAAGTGGCAGAGCGAGAGCGCGCCGAACATCTGCAGAGCGCGCTATTCCAGATCGCTGAGCTGTCCAGCCAGCCTGGCGACATGGCTGAGTTGTTTCAAACCTTGCATGGCATCGTCGGTGATCTGCTGTTCGCTCGGAATTTCTACATTGCGCTGTTCGACGACGCGACCCGTGAAGTGACCTTTCCGTATTACGTTGATGAGCGGCAGACGACCTGCCCGGTGGCACGGCGTGGGAGCCGGGGCTTGACCGAGTACGTGATCCGTCAGCGCCGACCTTGCCTGATTGACGCCGACGAAGCTGACCGATTGACTGCGCACGGTGAAATCGAAGTTGCCGATGTGTATTTCCGATCCTATTCCTGGCTGGGCATCCCCTTGTTCGATGGCGATGTGGTGCGTGGCGTGCTTGCGGTGCAGAGCTATACCTCGCAGGTGCGCTATACCCTGCGTGACCAGGAGCTGCTGACGTTCGTGTCGCGGCACATCGACACCGCGTTGTCGCGACGCACGGCCGCCGAAGCGATCCATGCCGCCAATCTCAAGCTGGAAGCCCGGGTGCAGAACCGCACCCGCGAGCTCGATCACGCCAATGCCAAGTTGCAACACGAAAACTCCCACGATGCGCTGACCGGGCTACCGAATCGTACCTACCTGCAACAGCGCCTCAATCTGGCCTGGTCGCAGTTCGGCAGCGAAGGCGGACCCCTGGCGGTGATGTTCATCGATCTCGACCGTTTCAAACTGGTCAACGACAGCCTCGGCCACCATTTTGGCGACCTGCTGTTGATGCAGGCCGCCCACCGTTTGCGCGGTTGTCTGCGCGATACCGACATGCTGGCGCGCCTGGGGGGCGATGAGTTTTCCGTGCTCGCTCCCGAGGCGCCGCTGGACGTGGTGATCGACATCGCTGAACGGATTCTGGTGGCGTTTGACCTGCCGTTTTTAATCAATGGCTATGAGGTTTTTTCGTCCTGCAGCATCGGGATCGTCAGCGCCGACAGTCAGTTCCATCAGGAGCCAGCCGACTTGCTGCGCGACGCCGACGCGGCGATGTACCGGGTCAAGAGCGCCGGGCGCGACAGCTACGCGGTGTTCAATCAGGAAGTACGTCGTGAAGTCTCGGACCAGGTTGAGCGGGAAGGGGCCTTGCGCAACGCGCTCAAGCGTACCGACGAATTGCTGCCATACTTCCAACCGATTGTCAGCGTCGAAAGCGGAGAACTGTTGGCCCTTGAAGCGCTGATCCGCTGGCATCAGCCGGGCGGCCGGGTGATCGCGCCGGGCGAGTTTTTGCCGGATGTCGAGGGGCTGCGTCTGATCGGTCGACTGGACCTGTACATGCTCAACAGCATTGCACTGATCCTCGCACAGCCCGAGCACGCTAACTGGCCTGCGGTGCACGTCAATTGCTCCAGCTACAGCATGACGCGTCCCGACTTCGCCAGTGATGTGCTTGCGCTGTTGGCGCGGCATGGGGTTTCGCCGTCGCGGATCTGCCTGGAGTTGACCGAAGGTGCGCTGGTGGCGGAGCCGGCGATTGCCCGACTGACTATGCAGCAATTGGCCGACAACGGCATGTCGGTGGTGCTCGATGACTTCGGTGCAGGGTTTTCATCCCTGAGCTATGTGCATCAATACCGTTTCAGCGGCTTGAAGATCGACAAGTCGTTCATCCTCGAACTGACCACCAGCGCTCGCAGTCGCGCGATCGTCCGGGCGATTGTGCGTATGGCCGAATCGCTGGACCTGAGTGTGGTGGCCGAAGGTGTCGAGGATGAAGCGACGCTGGTCTTGCTGCGCGAAATGGGCGCAGGGCAGGCTCAGGGTTATTATTTTGCCAAGCCGATGGGGTTGGAGGCGTTGTTGGCGAGTTCGCTGATGGGGCGTTAG
- a CDS encoding LysE family translocator translates to MPDATNLYLFTVAALLLLIVPGPNMAIVTSHAVAHGWRAGFAAALGITLADVLMTAMVSAGLGALVMSWTPAFDLLRWAGACYLMWLAWKALSTPPADADAQPALASLRKIFIRATLNSLLNPKALLFFMVFLPQFVTLGASSVTLQLTVLGVLLALIALIFHSLLSVCAGQLHGRLCAGIISRRLGAYCFAVVMTTLAARLLVLNRTG, encoded by the coding sequence ATGCCGGACGCCACCAACCTTTACCTGTTCACTGTCGCCGCCCTGCTGTTGCTGATCGTGCCTGGCCCGAACATGGCCATCGTCACCAGCCATGCCGTTGCCCATGGCTGGCGTGCCGGTTTCGCCGCAGCATTGGGAATCACCCTGGCCGACGTGCTGATGACCGCCATGGTTAGCGCGGGGCTCGGTGCGTTGGTGATGAGTTGGACGCCGGCATTTGATTTGCTGCGGTGGGCCGGGGCTTGTTATCTGATGTGGCTGGCGTGGAAGGCATTGAGTACTCCGCCGGCGGATGCTGACGCTCAACCTGCATTGGCATCGCTGCGCAAAATCTTTATCCGGGCGACCCTCAACAGCCTGCTGAATCCCAAGGCACTGTTGTTCTTCATGGTATTCCTGCCGCAATTCGTCACATTGGGAGCCAGCAGTGTCACCCTGCAACTGACGGTATTGGGTGTGTTGCTTGCGCTGATCGCCTTGATCTTTCATTCCCTGCTCAGCGTCTGTGCCGGGCAGCTGCATGGGCGCCTGTGCGCAGGCATAATCTCCAGGCGCTTGGGTGCTTATTGCTTCGCTGTCGTCATGACGACGCTGGCGGCGCGTTTGTTGGTGCTGAACCGGACAGGCTAA
- a CDS encoding GNAT family N-acetyltransferase produces MEPVTIRTMQSTDAEALLTFEVDNREWFERHIDARGAAFYSVQGVTEHIAAYLADHAAGIWHPFVIEDAGGQIVGRANLKDIDTSARSAEVGYRIAQSACGQGLATLAVKHLIQQAQLRWNLKQLVANVHAENIGSAKVLKRCGFLIEHVSRQAGTDQEYRLGLSI; encoded by the coding sequence ATGGAACCCGTCACAATTCGTACCATGCAAAGCACTGATGCCGAGGCGTTGCTGACTTTTGAAGTGGACAATCGCGAGTGGTTCGAGCGCCACATTGACGCGCGTGGTGCTGCTTTTTACTCGGTGCAGGGTGTCACCGAGCACATTGCTGCCTATTTAGCTGATCATGCCGCCGGCATCTGGCACCCATTTGTCATCGAAGACGCTGGCGGACAAATAGTGGGCAGAGCGAACCTGAAAGACATCGACACGTCCGCGCGGTCGGCAGAAGTGGGCTATCGGATTGCTCAAAGTGCTTGCGGGCAAGGACTGGCAACGCTGGCGGTGAAGCATCTGATTCAGCAGGCGCAGTTGCGTTGGAACCTTAAACAGCTGGTTGCCAACGTGCACGCTGAAAATATCGGCTCGGCAAAAGTCCTCAAGCGCTGTGGCTTCCTGATCGAACATGTATCCCGGCAAGCAGGGACTGACCAGGAGTATCGGCTTGGCCTTTCAATTTAG
- a CDS encoding tRNA (adenine(22)-N(1))-methyltransferase TrmK: MNEQTLSMRLERVAAHVPAGARLADIGSDHGYLPVALMRRGAIAAAVAGEVALTPFRSAERTVRENGLDQRITVRLANGLAAIEPGDGITAISICGMGGETIRDILDSGKARLSGQERLILQPNGGEQPLRQWLMENGYCILCEELLRENRFDYEIIVAERVGPVMYTAEELYFGPLQMQARSPAFLIKWQRMLREKQKTLTHFARARQAVPEEKVQDIARQARWITELLA; the protein is encoded by the coding sequence TTGAACGAACAGACATTGTCCATGCGCCTGGAGCGCGTGGCGGCGCATGTGCCAGCAGGTGCGCGCCTGGCCGATATCGGCTCGGATCACGGCTACCTGCCGGTGGCGTTGATGCGTCGTGGCGCCATCGCGGCGGCGGTGGCCGGCGAGGTGGCATTGACGCCGTTCCGCTCGGCCGAACGCACCGTGCGCGAGAACGGCCTGGACCAGCGGATCACCGTGCGCCTGGCCAATGGCCTGGCGGCGATCGAGCCGGGAGACGGGATCACGGCGATCAGCATCTGCGGCATGGGCGGCGAGACGATCCGCGACATTCTCGACAGCGGCAAGGCGCGCCTGAGCGGCCAGGAGCGCCTGATTCTGCAGCCCAACGGCGGCGAGCAGCCACTGCGCCAATGGCTGATGGAAAATGGCTACTGCATCCTCTGCGAGGAGCTGCTGCGGGAAAATCGCTTCGACTACGAAATCATCGTCGCCGAGCGCGTCGGGCCGGTGATGTACACCGCCGAGGAGCTTTACTTCGGCCCGCTGCAGATGCAGGCACGCAGCCCGGCGTTCCTGATCAAGTGGCAGCGCATGCTGCGCGAGAAGCAGAAGACCCTGACCCACTTCGCCCGTGCGCGGCAGGCCGTGCCCGAGGAGAAGGTGCAAGACATCGCCCGGCAGGCCCGGTGGATCACCGAGTTGCTGGCTTGA
- a CDS encoding AAA family ATPase encodes MQRIVILGNAGSGKSTLARALGKRLSLPVVHLDALFWEPGWVEPDAEQFRTRVREAIAPDAWICEGNYARRTFDLRLPRTDLIIWLDTSRLTCFTRVIMRSVMNRPRPDLAAGCTEKLDRAFL; translated from the coding sequence ATGCAACGGATTGTCATTCTGGGCAATGCCGGTAGCGGCAAATCTACCCTCGCCCGCGCCCTCGGCAAGCGCCTGAGCCTGCCCGTGGTTCACCTGGACGCGCTGTTCTGGGAGCCCGGCTGGGTCGAACCCGACGCTGAACAGTTCCGCACGCGGGTCCGCGAAGCGATCGCACCGGATGCCTGGATTTGTGAAGGCAATTATGCGCGGCGAACCTTCGACCTTCGCCTGCCCCGTACCGACCTGATCATCTGGCTCGATACTTCGCGGCTCACCTGTTTCACCCGGGTGATCATGCGCAGCGTCATGAACCGCCCTCGCCCTGACCTTGCAGCAGGCTGTACAGAGAAACTCGACCGGGCGTTCCTG